A genome region from Prionailurus viverrinus isolate Anna chromosome A3, UM_Priviv_1.0, whole genome shotgun sequence includes the following:
- the LOC125162083 gene encoding protein FAM209-like, translated as MRTLTWVLFLPLCLSCGCAFMFTSLREKAKEPQGKVPCGGHFRIRQNLPEHAQGWLGRKWLWLFFVVVLYVILKFRGDREKTKEQNPSGLRGCSFRSPLKKTQNTSPSKDYAFNTLTQLEVDLVKFVSKVRNLKVAMAAGGNSKLQNLEVPADPHNNITIYEIWGEEDSE; from the exons ATGCGGACGCTGACATGGGTCTTGTTCttgcctctgtgcctctcctgcgGCTGTGCCTTCATGTTCACGTCTCTGAGAGAGAAAGCCAAGGAACCCCAGGGCAAGGTGCCTTGCGGAGGGCACTTCCGGATCAGGCAGAATCTCCCAGAGCACGCCCAAGGCTGGCTTGGGAGAAAATGGCTCTGGCTTTTTTTTGTCGTCGTGCTGTATGTGATACTAAAGTTTCGAGGGGATCGCGAGAAGACTAAG GAGCAGAATCCTTCTGGGCTTCGAGGCTGCTCATTTCGCTCTCCGCTGAAGAAGACTCAAAATACTTCCCCCAGCAAAGACTACGCGTTCAATACCTTAACCCAGCTCGAGGTGGACCTTGTGAAATTTGTGTCCAAGGTGCGCAACCTGAAAGTCGCCATGGCAGCTGGAGGTAACTCCAAGCTTCAGAACCTGGAGGTGCCTGCGGACCCTCACAATAACATCACCATCTATGAGATATGGGGGGAAGAAGACTCTGAATGA